The Arvicanthis niloticus isolate mArvNil1 chromosome 2, mArvNil1.pat.X, whole genome shotgun sequence genome includes a window with the following:
- the Rae1 gene encoding mRNA export factor RAE1 has translation MSLFGSTSGFGTGGTSMFGSTTTDNHNPMKDIEVTSSPDDSIGCLSFSPPTLPGNFLIAGSWANDVRCWEVQDSGQTIPKAQQMHTGPVLDVCWSDDGSKVFTASCDKTAKMWDLNSNQAIQIAQHDAPVKTIHWIKAPNYSCVMTGSWDKTLKFWDTRSSNPMMVLQLPERCYCADVIYPMAVVATAERGLIVYQLENQPSEFRRIESPLKHQHRCVAIFKDKQNKPTGFALGSIEGRVAIHYINPPNPAKDNFTFKCHRSNGTNTSAPQDIYAVNGIAFHPVHGTLATVGSDGRFSFWDKDARTKLKTSEQLDQPIAACCFNHNGNIFAYASSYDWSKGHEFYNPQKKNYIFLRNAAEELKPRNKK, from the exons ATGAGTCTGTTTGGATCAACCTCTGGTTTTGGGACTGGTGGGACCAGCATGTTTGGGAGCACAACCACAGATAACCACAACCCAATGAAG GATATTGAAGTAACGTCTTCTCCTGATGACAGCATTGGGTGTCTGTCTTTCAGCCCGCCAACCTTACCAGGCAACTTCCTTATTGCAGGATCATGGGCTAATGAT GTTCGATGCTGGGAAGTGCAAGACAGTGGGCAAACCATTCCAAAGGCCCAGCAGATGCACACCGGGCCAGTGCTTGACGTCTGCTGGAGTGAT gaTGGGAGCAAAGTATTCACAGCATCGTGTGACAAGACAGCCAAGATGTGGGACCTGAACAGCAACCAGGCCATTCAGATAGCACAG CATGACGCTCCTGTTAAAACCATACATTGGATCAAAGCACCAAACTACAGCTGCGTGATGACTGGGAGCTGGGATAAGACTCTGAAG TTTTGGGATACCCGGTCGTCAAATCCTATGATGGTCTTGCAACTCCCTGAGCGCTGTTACTGTGCAGATGTG aTATACCCAATGGCTGTGGTGGCCACTGCAGAGAGGGGCCTGATTGTCTATCAGTTAGAGAATCAGCCCTCGGAGTTCAGGAGAATAGAGTCTCCACTGAAGCACCAG CACCGGTGTGTggctatttttaaagacaaacagAACAAGCCGACTGGTTTTGCTCTTGGAAGTATTGAGGGGAGAGTTGCCATTCACTACATCAACCCTCCAAATCC GgccaaagataacttcaccttcAAATGCCACCGATCCAACGGAACCAACACTTCCGCCCCTCAGGACATCTATGCA GTGAATGGAATTGCCTTTCACCCTGTCCACGGCACCCTTGCCACTGTGGGCTCTGACGGTCGGTTCAGCTTCTGGGACAAAGATGCCAGGACAAAACTAAAGACTTCGGAGCAGTTAGATCAGCCCATAGCAGCTTGCTGCTTCAATCACAACGGAAACATATTTGCTTATGCTTCCAGCTACGACTGGTCCAAG gGACATGAGTTTTATAATCCccagaagaaaaattatattttcttgcgTAATGCAGCTGAAGAGCTAAAGCCAAGGAATAAGAAGTAG